From the genome of Synchiropus splendidus isolate RoL2022-P1 chromosome 17, RoL_Sspl_1.0, whole genome shotgun sequence, one region includes:
- the chrne gene encoding acetylcholine receptor subunit epsilon isoform X1, translating into MAVSSVWTLIGILTVVGSQIIEVECNEETELIRDLFKNYNKNIRPVTRHEDKVQVQIKMTLTNLISLNEKEETLTTNVWIEIQWVDFRLSWNTTQYYGITIIRVPCKTVWLPDIVLENNIDGKFDVAYYANVLIQSTGEMYWLPPAIYRSTCSIEITYFPFDYQNCTLAFRSQTYSANEVDLILAVDEGTKIEWVDIDPEAFTENGEWAIVHRPARKVINPRYSPDDLEYQEIVFNIIIQRKPLFYIINIILPCSLISSLVVLAYFLPAQAGGQKLTVSISVLLAQTVFLFLIAQKIPETSLSVPLIGKYIIFVMCVTTLIATNQIVVLNFSLRSPSTHTMSNSVKRLFLEMVPRFLGMSPLADDNEVTTEMNGLRERRRSSFGLMQRAEEYVLKQPRSEMMFDKQRERHGLTRSIVDNMDISSTANLYKSLAQAAPEIKQCVDACNFIAESTRQQNDIGSEIENWVLIGKMIDKVCFWAAILLFIIGTVSIFLTGHYNKAPEWPFPGEHNKYAPS; encoded by the exons TTGAGTGTAATGAGGAGACGGAGCTGATCAGAGACTTGTTTAAAAACTACAACAAGAACATCCGCCCGGTGACCAGACATGAAGACAAGGTCCAGGTTCAGATCAAGATGACACTGACCAACCTCATCTCTCTG AATGAAAAAGAGGAAACCCTCACCACTAATGTTTGGATTGAAATT CAATGGGTAGATTTCAGACTGAGCTGGAACACTACACAATATTACGGCATCACCATCATCCGTGTGCCCTGCAAAACCGTCTGGCTCCCTGATATCGTCCTtgaaaacaa CATCGATGGGAAATTTGACGTGGCGTACTATGCCAACGTCTTGATTCAGTCTACTGGTGAGATGTACTGGCTGCCTCCTGCCATCTATCGTAGCACGTGCTCCATCGAGATCACTTATTTTCCATTTGATTACCAAAACTGCACACTGGCCTTCAG GTCTCAGACCTACAGCGCCAATGAGGTGGACCTGATTTTAGCGGTAGACGAAGGTACGAAGATCGAATGGGTGGACATTGATCCTGAAGCTTTCACAG AGAACGGCGAGTGGGCTATCGTCCATCGCCCTGCCAGGAAGGTCATCAACCCACGGTACTCTCCAGATGACCTAGAGTACCAGGAGATAGTgttcaacatcatcatccagaGGAAACCTCTGTTctacatcatcaacatcatcttgCCCTGCTCCCTCATCTCCTCCCTGGTCGTGCTGGCCTACTTCCTCCCTGCTCAAG CTGGTGGACAGAAGCTGACGGTGTCTATCTCCGTCCTGCTGGCTCAgactgtcttcctcttcctcattgcTCAGAAGATTCCAGAGACCTCACTTTCTGTGCCTCTGATTGGCAA GTACATCATCTTCGTCATGTGTGTGACCACTCTCATTGCCACCAACCAAATCGTGGTGCTGAACTTCTCCCTGCGCAGCCCGAGCACTCACACCATGTCCAACTCAGTCAAGCGG CTGTTTTTGGAGATGGTGCCTCGCTTTCTCGGCATGTCCCCTCTGGCTGATGACAACGAGGTTACGACAGAGATGAACGGCTTGAGAGAGAGGCGGCGGAGCTCTTTTGGGTTGATGCAGAGGGCTGAAGAGTACGTGCTGAAGCAGCCACGAAGTGAGATGATGTTTGACAAGCAGAGGGAGAGACATGGACTCACGAGATCCATCG TGGACAACATGGACATCAGCAGTACAGCAAACCTCTACAAGAGTTTAGCTCAAGCTGCTCCAGAGATCAAACAGTGTGTGGACGCGTGCAACTTCATCGCAGAGAGCACGAGACAACAGAACGACATCGGCTCG GAGATTGAGAACTGGGTTCTGATCGGGAAGATGATCGACAAGGTGTGCTTCTGGGCCGCTATACTGCTCTTCATCATCGGCACTGTTTCCATCTTCCTCACAGGACACTACAACAAGGCTCCGGAGTGGCCCTTCCCTGGAGAGCACAACAAATATGCACCCAGTTAA
- the chrne gene encoding acetylcholine receptor subunit epsilon isoform X2 produces MTDETTVLYVECNEETELIRDLFKNYNKNIRPVTRHEDKVQVQIKMTLTNLISLNEKEETLTTNVWIEIQWVDFRLSWNTTQYYGITIIRVPCKTVWLPDIVLENNIDGKFDVAYYANVLIQSTGEMYWLPPAIYRSTCSIEITYFPFDYQNCTLAFRSQTYSANEVDLILAVDEGTKIEWVDIDPEAFTENGEWAIVHRPARKVINPRYSPDDLEYQEIVFNIIIQRKPLFYIINIILPCSLISSLVVLAYFLPAQAGGQKLTVSISVLLAQTVFLFLIAQKIPETSLSVPLIGKYIIFVMCVTTLIATNQIVVLNFSLRSPSTHTMSNSVKRLFLEMVPRFLGMSPLADDNEVTTEMNGLRERRRSSFGLMQRAEEYVLKQPRSEMMFDKQRERHGLTRSIVDNMDISSTANLYKSLAQAAPEIKQCVDACNFIAESTRQQNDIGSEIENWVLIGKMIDKVCFWAAILLFIIGTVSIFLTGHYNKAPEWPFPGEHNKYAPS; encoded by the exons TTGAGTGTAATGAGGAGACGGAGCTGATCAGAGACTTGTTTAAAAACTACAACAAGAACATCCGCCCGGTGACCAGACATGAAGACAAGGTCCAGGTTCAGATCAAGATGACACTGACCAACCTCATCTCTCTG AATGAAAAAGAGGAAACCCTCACCACTAATGTTTGGATTGAAATT CAATGGGTAGATTTCAGACTGAGCTGGAACACTACACAATATTACGGCATCACCATCATCCGTGTGCCCTGCAAAACCGTCTGGCTCCCTGATATCGTCCTtgaaaacaa CATCGATGGGAAATTTGACGTGGCGTACTATGCCAACGTCTTGATTCAGTCTACTGGTGAGATGTACTGGCTGCCTCCTGCCATCTATCGTAGCACGTGCTCCATCGAGATCACTTATTTTCCATTTGATTACCAAAACTGCACACTGGCCTTCAG GTCTCAGACCTACAGCGCCAATGAGGTGGACCTGATTTTAGCGGTAGACGAAGGTACGAAGATCGAATGGGTGGACATTGATCCTGAAGCTTTCACAG AGAACGGCGAGTGGGCTATCGTCCATCGCCCTGCCAGGAAGGTCATCAACCCACGGTACTCTCCAGATGACCTAGAGTACCAGGAGATAGTgttcaacatcatcatccagaGGAAACCTCTGTTctacatcatcaacatcatcttgCCCTGCTCCCTCATCTCCTCCCTGGTCGTGCTGGCCTACTTCCTCCCTGCTCAAG CTGGTGGACAGAAGCTGACGGTGTCTATCTCCGTCCTGCTGGCTCAgactgtcttcctcttcctcattgcTCAGAAGATTCCAGAGACCTCACTTTCTGTGCCTCTGATTGGCAA GTACATCATCTTCGTCATGTGTGTGACCACTCTCATTGCCACCAACCAAATCGTGGTGCTGAACTTCTCCCTGCGCAGCCCGAGCACTCACACCATGTCCAACTCAGTCAAGCGG CTGTTTTTGGAGATGGTGCCTCGCTTTCTCGGCATGTCCCCTCTGGCTGATGACAACGAGGTTACGACAGAGATGAACGGCTTGAGAGAGAGGCGGCGGAGCTCTTTTGGGTTGATGCAGAGGGCTGAAGAGTACGTGCTGAAGCAGCCACGAAGTGAGATGATGTTTGACAAGCAGAGGGAGAGACATGGACTCACGAGATCCATCG TGGACAACATGGACATCAGCAGTACAGCAAACCTCTACAAGAGTTTAGCTCAAGCTGCTCCAGAGATCAAACAGTGTGTGGACGCGTGCAACTTCATCGCAGAGAGCACGAGACAACAGAACGACATCGGCTCG GAGATTGAGAACTGGGTTCTGATCGGGAAGATGATCGACAAGGTGTGCTTCTGGGCCGCTATACTGCTCTTCATCATCGGCACTGTTTCCATCTTCCTCACAGGACACTACAACAAGGCTCCGGAGTGGCCCTTCCCTGGAGAGCACAACAAATATGCACCCAGTTAA